AACACGCCAAGATAGGGCGTGAGCTTGTGCAGCTCGGGCATGCCGTTACTCTTGGGCCCCTGAAAGCGCACAATCACGATGCAGTCCCGGTCCAGGTCGCCGGACTCAAACGCGGCCTTGAGCTCGTTCTGGTCGTTGAACACCACCGCTGGCGCCTCGACGGTACGGTGTTCCGGTGCCACGGCAGAGACCTTGATCACGCCTCGGCCCAGATTGCCGTCAAGCACGCGCAGCCCACCGTCGGGCGCGAAAGGTTCGGTAACGGTGCTCAACACATCCGGACGCAGGCTTTTTTCGGGCGCCGGCTTCCAGACCAACCGGTCCCCGTCCAGCTCCGGCATTTCGGTGTAGCGCTCAAGTCCGTAACCGGCCACGGTGTTCACATCGTTATGCAGGAAGCCGCCATTGAGCAGCTCCCGGATCAGGAACGGTGTGCCGCCGGCCTCGTGGAAGGCATTCACATCCTCCTGGCCGTTGGGGTAAATGCGAGTCATCGAGGGCACCACCGAGGACAGCTCGGCGTAGTCGTTCCAGTCGATAATGATGCCGGCCGCCCGGGCGATTGCGATCCAGTGGATGGTGTGGTTGGTGGACCCACCGGTCACCAGCAGCGCCACCAGGGCGTTAACAATGCTCTTCTCATCCACCATGTCGCCCAGACCCAGCTCGCCGCCGTGGGGCTTGGAGAGCTTGATGACCTGCTCGGTGGCCGCCCGGGTGAGCTGGTCACGCAGCGGTGTATTCGGGTTCACGAAGGCGGCGCCTGGCAGGTGCAGCCCCATGACCTCGACCAGCAGCTGGTTGCTGTTGGCGGTGCCGTAGAAGGTGCAGGTGCCCGGGCTGTGGTAGGACTTGCTCTCGGCCTCGAGCAACTCCTCCTTGCCCACTTTGCCCTCGGCGTACAGCTGGCGAATCCGCTGCTTTTCCTTGTTCGGCAGGCCCGATGGCATGGGCCCTGCCGGTACCAGGATCGTGGGCAGATAGCCAAAGCTCAGGGAGCCAATCAGTAGTCCGGGCACGATCTTGTCACAGATACCGAGCAGCAGCGTGGCATCGAACATGTTGTGACTGAGCGCAACCGCGGTACTCATGGCGATGGTGTCCCGGGAGAAAAGCGATAGCTCCATGCCGGGCTGACCCTGGGTAACGCCGTCGCACATGGCCGGCGTACCGCCCGCCACCTGGGCCACCGACCCCATGCCCCGCGCTGCCTCGCGAATCTGGTCCGGGAACTTTTCATAGGGCTGATGGGCCGAAAGCATATCGTTGTAGGCGGTCACAATGGCCACGTTGGACTTGTTCATGAACTTCAGGGTGTCTTTATCGCCCTGATTACAGGCCGCAAAGCCATGGGCCAGGTTGCCGCAGGACAGTGAGCTGCGATGGGGAGACTGGGCTTTCAGGGCGTTCATGCGGTTGAGGTAGTCCTGCCGGGTGGGGCGACTACGCTCGATGATTCGCTGGGTAACCTTGTCGACGGTCGGGTGCATGGTGGGCTCCATTGCGTACATTATTAGAGTGATCGTTTTTAGACGTAATTTTACTTCCTTTTTTTGGTATTTCCACCGTTGACTCGTTCATTTCTTCTTTTTTTGTTGTTATATTTACTACATCAGACAGATTGATCGAACAAAAAACAATCAAATGAGGAGTCGAACGATGACTATCCGTATCGCAATCAACGGTTTTGGCCGCATCGGCCGCAATGTGCTCCGGGCGTTATATGAAAATAACTACCGGAACCAGCTTCAAGTCGTGGCCATCAACGACCTGGGCGATGCCGAAACCAACGCTCACCTGCTCAAGTATGACAGTGTTCACGGCCGATTTGATGCCGACGTCAGCCACGACGCTGAATCTCTGACCGTTAACGGTGACCGCATTGCCATAACCGCCCTGCGCAACCCCGAGGAACTGCCCTGGAAAGATCACAAGGTTGACGTGGTGTTCGAGTGCACCGGCCTGTTCACCAAGCGCGACAAGGCCGCGGCGCACCTGACCGCCGGCGCCCGGAAAGTCATCATTTCGGCACCGAGCCCCGATGCCGATGCCATGGTGGTATACGGTGTTAATCACAACACCCTGACCTCCGACCACCAGATCATTTCCAACGCCTCCTGCACCACCAACTGCCTGGCACCGGTGGTTGAAGCGCTGCATAACGCAATCGGCATCGAAAGCGGCCTGATGACCACCATCCACTCCTACACCAACGACCAGAAGCTCAGCGACGTTTACCATTCGGACCTCTATCGCGCCCGCTCCGCCACCCAGTCGATGATCCCTACCAAGACCGGCGCTGCTGCTGCCATTGGCAAGGTGATTCCGGAACTCAACGGCAAGCTTGATGGCCTGGCCGTCCGGGTACCTACCATCAATGTGTCCCTGGTGGATTTCGGTTTTATTGCCAAGCGCGACACCACCGTGGAGGAAGTGAACCAGGCGGTGAAAGCGGCGGCCGAAGCCAACCCGGTTCTGGGCTACAATATCGAAAAGCTGGTCAGCGTGGATTTCAACCACAACGCACTTTCAAGCGTATTCGATGCCAATCACACCCGCGTTCTGGGCCGTCACGTAAAGGTCATGGCCTGGTACGACAATGAGTGGGGCTTCTCGAACCGCATGCTGGACAACGCCATCGCCCTGATCCAGGCCGGTCAGTGATCATTTTGAAGAACCAAAGGACAACAACCATGCTCAGGCGTACCAAAATTGTCGCCACCCTCGGCCCAGCCACCGACTCGCCAGAGTCCCTCGCCGCCATCATCGGCGCGGGCGTTGATGTCACCCGGCTGAATTTTTCCCATGGCAGCGCGGAGGAACATATTGGCCGCGCCCAACGGGTACGGGAAGCGGCGGCCGCCCAGGGCCGCTTTGTTGCCCTGCTGGCCGATCTGCAGGGCCCGAAGCTGCGAATCGCTCGCTTTGCTGAGAACAAGGTCACCCTCAATGCCGGCCAGACCTTCGTGCTGGATGCCGCCATGGATAAGGAAGCCGGCACCGAAGAGCGTGTCGGCATCGACTACGAGCAGTTGATTGACGACGTCAAACCCGGCGACATCCTGGTACTGGACGACGGCCGCATCGAAATGGAAGTGCAGTCGGTAGACGACCACAGCATCACCTCCACCGTGCTCATCGGCGGCCCCCTGTCCAACAACAAGGGCCTGAACAAGCGCGGTGGCGGCCTTTCCGCCGAGGCGCTGACCGAAAAGGACAAGCAGGACATCGTTACCGCCGCCAAGCTGGGCGCTGACTATGTTGCCGTTTCGTTTGTGCGCACTGCCGAGGATATGCACATTGCCCGCCGCCTGCTGCGCGATGCCGGCTCCAACGCCGGACTGGTGGCCAAGATCGAACGCGCAGAACTGGCCCACGACGTGGCAGCCCTGGACGCCGTGATCGAAGCCTCGGATGCCGTCATGGTGGCTCGGGGCGACCTGGCGGTGGAAATCGGCGACGCCGAGCTTGTAGGCGTTCAGAAACACATCATTTCCCGTGCCCGGGTGCTGAATCGCGCGGTGATCACCGCCACCCAGATGATGGAATCCATGATCACCAGCCCGATGCCCACCCGTGCCGAGGTGTCGGACGTAGCCAATGCTGTGATGGACTACACCGACGCGGTGATGCTCTCCGCTGAAACCGCCGTGGGCGATTACCCGAAAGAGGCGGTGGAGGCCATGGTGCGCATCTGCCTGGGCGCGGAGAAACATCCGTCCATGCACCAGTCCAAGCACCGCATCCACGAAAGCATGGAAGCCGTTGACGAAGCCATCGCCCTGTCGGCCATGTACGCGGCCAACCACCTGGAAGGTGTGTCAGCCATCATCTGCATGACCGAAACCGGCGCGACGCCTCGGCTGATGTCCCGCATCAAATCCAGCCTTCCAATCTTCGCCTTCTCCCGGCACCACACCACACAGCACCGGGTTGCCCTGTTCCGGGGCGTGCAGACGGTGCCGTTCGATTCGGCCAAGATTCCCAATGAGCGGACCAACTCACTGGCGGTCTCGGAGCTGGTGAGTCGTGGGGCGGTGAAGGATGGCGATCTGGTGGTGATCACCAAGGGCGATTATGTGAATGCCCAGGGTGGCACCAACACCATGAAGATTGTTCGCGTTGGGTCGGATATTCGCTGACTCTTTTTGTTTGTTACTAAAGCCCGCAGTCGTCTGGTGTTTGACCTTGTAGCCTGAAGGTCTGTGCCGGGCGGCAGTGGGGTTCCCCTTTCCAAAGACCGCCACGAGCACATCCATGTGCGCTTGGCTGTGGCCATCCCTGGCCACAGACATTTTTGGAAAGGGATACCCCACTCCCTCCTTCCATGCTTTCAGTTAGCTCGGCGTGACAGTTTTTCGAATACCAAGAATGTCTTTAGATTAGCGAGAAGCGTTTCGTCGACCCGCTACAACCGAATTTGCGATGCCGAAGAATAGCCCTCTGCTCACCCGCTTGGCTGACAGTGGGATCACCCGGCAGCGCCAGAACATCCAAAACGCCACTTGATATATCGTGAGATTTAAGAAGCCCTTTGGGGCACGGCTTCCGGGAATGTCGCTGGCCATGGATGGCCAGCGCCAAGCGCACAGGGATGTGCTCGTAGCGTTTCCCGGAAGCCGTGCCCCAAAGGGCGAAAGCTCCCAAGAATCAGGCTACACGGTCGATCAACCAGGGTCAGAGATCAGCAAGACTGCCGCGGGCAATCTCGGTAATCTGGGCCCAGTCCTTGGCGGCTACCACCTCAGGTGGCGTCAGCCAAGTGCCGCCGACGGCCTGGACATTGCTCAAGGCCAGGTAGTCTGCCGCGGTATTGCGGCGGATGCCGCCGGTTGGGCAGAAGGTGACGTCCGGGAAGGGGCCGTTGAAGGCCTTCAGGGCCGGGATGCCGCCGGCGACTTCGGCCGGGAAGAACTTGAATTCGCGGTAGCCCAGGTTGTAGCCCACCATCATCTCGGAAATGGTGGCAATGCCCGGCAGCAGCGGCGCCTCGGAGGTCACGCCGAACTGCAGGATAGACTCGGTGACGCCCGGGGTGATCACGAACTGGGCTCCGGCCGCTTCCACCTGGCGGTACTGGGCAATGCTGGTAACCGTACCGGCACCTACCCAGGCGTCGGGGATGGCTTCGCGAACCTTTTCGATGGCCTTTAAGCCGTGTTCGGTGCGCAGGGTGATTTCCAGAACGTTGATGCCGCCATCCACCAGGGCGCGACACAGGGGCACGGCGTCTTCAAGATCATGAATAGCGATGACAGGCACCAGGGGGGAAGCATTTAGTACTGCCCTGACGCGCTCGCGATGGAAGTCGGATAACTGGTTCATGGTTTTCTCCGTAGCAAAAGTCGGGCGAATTCAGGGGCTCCAGAATACCTGCAGGCCGGGCTTGAGGAACGCGCGGATGGGCATCTCAAGAACCTGGTCCGGATCGGAAAGTGCCTTTTCCAGGGTATGCAGTTTGTCCTCACCTTTCAGATGCAAGGCGGTGAAGCGGGCATCACGCAGCGGTGGCCAGGTAAGGGTGATTCGCTTCTGGGGCTGAGATGCTGGCGTGGTGGCAGCGACGATGTCCTGGCATTGGGGATCCATGGCAGCCTCAAGCTCCGGCGCGTCCGGGAACAGCGAGGCCGTGTGGCCGTCATTGCCCATGCCCAGGATCAGCACATCGATGGGCAGCCCGAGGTCGGCGAGCTCTGCCCTAACCCGCTCCAGTCCAGCCGCCGGCGTTGCCCCCGGCTGCTTGAGGGAAAGAAATCGAGCACTGGCGGCATTGTTCTGCAACAGATTTTCCCGGACCAGGCGGGTATTGCTGGCGTCACTGTCTTCGGTCACCCAGCGCTCGTCCGCCAGCAGCACGTCCACCCGACTCCAGTCCAGTGCCTTGCCTGACAGGGCCTGAAAGAACGGCAATGGAGTCGAGCCCCCGGACACCACCAGGCTGGCCCTTGGCGCCTCCCTCAGGCGGGCTTCGAGAACGCCGGCAACCGCGTCAGCCAAGGCCAGGGCGACGTCATTGGCAGTCGAGCCGGAGCGGTCGACGACGCCTTCAGGCAGGCGCAGATCAGACATCTTCATACCAACTCCTTCCATCCCGGGTAATCATGGCGATAGAGGCAACCGGCCCCCAGGTGCCAGCGGCGTAACGCTTGGGTGGCTCGCCGCCGTCTTTCCAGTTCTGGATTACCTGGTCAACCCAGCGCCAGGCGTACTCCACTTCATCCCGGCGCACAAACAGGTACTGGTTACCTTTCATCACCTCCCACAACAGACGCTCGTAGGCGTCAGGTATGCGGTCGGTGGCAAACGTCTCCGAGAAAGTCAGCTCCAGCGGGCCCTGGCGCAGGCGCATGCCCTTGTCCAGGCCCTGGTCCTTGGTCAGGATTTTCAGGGCCATGCCTTCATCCGGCTGCAGGCGGATGATCAGCTTGTTGTTGGCCAGGTGCTTCTGGTCCGGATCAAAGATGTAATGGGGTGCCGGCTTGAAGTGAATGATGATCTGCGACAGCTTCTCGGGCAGGCGCTTGCCGGTGCGGATGTAGAACGGGACCCCGGACCAGCGCCAGTTGTCGATTTCGGCCTTCAGGGCCACAAAGGTTTCAGTGGCACTGCCCTTGTTGGCGCCCTCTTCTTCCAGATATCCGGGCACCGGCTTGCCGTTGCTGGTACCGGCGGTGTACTGGCCACGCACCACGTAGCTGTCCATCATGTCCGGCGTAATCCGCTTCAGGGCCTTGAGCACCTTCACTTTCTCATCCCGGATGCTGTCGGCGGACAGGTCCGATGGCGGATCCATGGCAATCAGGCACAACAGCTGCAACAGGTGGTTCTGGATCATGTCGCGAATCTGGCCGGCTTTGTCAAAATAGCCCCATCGGCCCTCGATACCAACGCTCTCGGCCACCGTGATCTCCACGTGGGAAATGTGGTTCTGGTCCCACTGTGACGCGAACAGGTTGTTGGCAAAGCGCAGGGCAATCAGGTTCTGGACGGTTTCCTTACCCAGGTAGTGGTCGATGCGGAACAGCTGGTTCTCGTTATAGACCTCGCCCAGCTCATCATTGATTACTTTCGAGGACTCGAGATCGTGGCCGATGGGCTTTTCCACCACCACCCGGGTCTGCTCGGTACAACAACTGGCCGCTCGCAGGTTACGGGCGATCACGCCGTACATGGACGGGGGCGTGGCCATGTACACAATCAGTTCGTTATTGGCGTCGTCCCGCCACTCATTCAGCACACCGAACTTGTCCGGATCATTGAAGTCGAGGATCTGGTAATCGACCCTGGACAGAAAGGCGTCCGCCACCTTCTGATCGAACTCCTCGGGCTTCACATACTGTTTCAGTTTCTCAAGGAGTTGTTTTCGAACACCGGCGGTATCATTTTCGGTACGGGCGATGGCCAGTACTCGACTGCCATCCGCCAGCAGGTTGGCACGCTCAAGCTGATACAGGGCCGGAAACAGTTTACGCTGGGCCAGATCACCCAGGGCGCCGAAAAGCATCAGGTCACAACGGGTATTGATCTTGTTGACCATTGGTTCCTTCTCTCTGGTGGGCAAGCCCTCGAATGGGATGAGGGCCGGACTAATGTAGTAATTTTAAACAAATAATGACATTCAAAAATCAATATTCCAAGAAAAAACTCACATTAATGATATTTTTACTACCCCAAAACCGGTAAAAAAGCGGTATAATCAGCGCGTTTTTACAACAAAGACCGCCCATGATTCAGGGAGTAGCATTAATGGCCGCGAACCAGGCGCACCGTGACGACAACCTGCTCGAGGACATTCAGTCCCGGCTGGACAGCCTCAACAAATCCGAGCGGAAAGTGGCCGAGGCGATTCTTCGGGACCCCAGTGCGGCCACACGTTACAGCATAGCCGCCCTGGCCCGGGCCGCAGACGTCAGTGAGCCCACCGTGAACCGGTTTTGCCGTGGTTTTTCGGCGACCGGCTTCCCGGACTTCAAGATTCGGCTCGCCCAGAGCATAGCCACCGGCACTCCCTACATCGGCCAGAACGTCGAACCGGACGACACCGTTGCCGAATTCGCCGACAAGATCATGCTCAGTACCATTGCCAGCCTGGACAAGGCGCGCCAGGCCCTGGACCCGAAGGCACTGGCGACGGCCATCGATTATCTGATCCAGGCCAAGCAGATCAACTTCTTTGGCATGGGCGGCTCGGCCTCCGTGGCCCTCGATGCCCAGCACAAGTTCTTCCGCTTCAACATCCCGGTCATGTCCTACGACGACGCGCTGATGCAGCGGATGGTGGCAGCAGGCTCGAACGTTGGCGACGTTATCGTGCTTATCTCCTACACCGGGCGTACGCGCGAAACCGTCGACATTGCCCAGCTTGCCCGCGCCAATGGCGCGACGGTCATCGGCATTACCAACCCGGACTCGCCCCTGGCGGAGATCTGTACCGTCGTGCTCGGCGTTACCGCGCCAGAGGACACTGAGGTCTACATGCCCATGTCGTCGCGGATCATTCATCTGACCGTCATCGACATTCTGGCGACCGGCGTGACTCTGAAGCGTGGCGCGGATTTCCTCGGGCATCTCAAGAAGATCAAGGAAAGCCTGAAGCCAACCCGTTTTCCGCCCAACTGAACCTTTCCGGAAAAGATAGCAAAGTGACTAACAGAGGGGCTCATCCTCCTACGCCCCTCCTCCCCCTGAAAACTCACCCCCAAAATTTATTGGGGCGGATGATGTACTAACCCCTACGTTACAACACTATGAAATCCGGTTTCCCAATGTCTGATTGGCAGAAGCTGCTATCGCGGGAACCGGAAGCCTGATCCGGCCGATGCTGAACCCTTTTTGGCAGCCGGAGATTCCGCTTCCCTGGCATTAAAAATCACAAAAAGCACAGGACACAGATGATGCAAAACAAAAAGCGCTTTACGCTGAACAAACTTCCCCTGGCCGCCGCCATCACCGCTGCAGCGTTGGCCACTCCGGCCGTTGCCGTTGATTTCCATGGCTATGCCCGGGCCGGGGTTTCCACGAACATCGGCAGCGGTGGTGAACAGACCTGTTTCGGCAGCGGCTCCACCGGCCATTACGTCGGACGGCTTGCGGATGAGTGTGATACCTACTCGGAATTGGCGCTTGGCGATGAGCTTTTCAGCCAGGACGGCAAGACCTTCCGTTTCGACTCCATGCTCGCCTATAGCGCAAACCGCCAGGGCAATGACTACCAGGCCCTGAACGGCTTCAACAACATCAACAATGTCGACTTCGCCAACCAGGAAACCACCGCTAATCGATCCGACCCCTACGGCGGCGGCGATATCGCACTTCGCCAGCTGTATGTTTCCGCCAACAACGTGATCGAATCACTGCCTGGCGCTACCCTCTGGGCCGGTAAGCGCTTCTACAAGCGTAAAGACATTCATCAGCTCGACCTCTTCTACGTCAGCAATGCCGGTTATGGTGCCGGTATCGAGAACATCACAGCAGGTTCCGGCCAGCTGTCCCTGGCCTTCACCAACTCCGACACCAGTGACGGTGAAGATCTCGTCCAGAACAACAAGGTGGATGTTCGTTATTCCTTCCCTCTGGCTGGCGGGAACAACCTTGAGCTGATCGGCATCTACGCCATGGCCGATCTGACCGACGCTCAGGAAGCGGCCGGAATTGAGGATGAAAACGGCTATTTCTTCACCGCCGAGCTCTCCTCTGGCGTCATGGGCGGCTTCAACAAGTTCGCCATTCAATACGGCGCTGACTCCATGGGCTTTGCACTGGCAGAAAACGCCAGCGGCGGTCGCGTGGACAATGGCAACGTGGCCGGTTATTTCGAATCCAGCTGGCGCATACTCAACCACGGCGTAATCAAGCTGGGTAAGGGCTGGGATCTCGGACATTCGGTCGTTTACGAGCAGGCCGAATCCCACGATCCATCTGCAAAAGACGGTGAGCGCCTGAGCATTGTGGCGCGTCCAATCTACAACTGGTCACCGGTCATGAGTACCGCTATTGAAGTCGGTTACAGCGACACAGACCGCCCCTGGTTCACGGAATCACAAGACCTTGGCAAGTTTGCGATTGCCCAACAGTGGCAGGCTGGCCCCGGATACTGGGCTCGCCCGGTGATCCGTCTTTACGCCGCATCCTTCTTTGGCGATGAAGCCGAATCGGCTCGCGGCGGTGAAGGTATCGACGGCGATATCCAGATCGGCGCCCAGATCGAAGCCTGGTGGTAAGGCTCTAAACGCCACACACTCTCGTTGGACCTCCTGGGCCGGCTTTATGCCGGCCCCTTTTTTTCCTTGTCTGTGCCCTTCCTACTCCCCCGGCACAACCGTATCTACGCCCCGAAAAATTCCCTTCCGAAGGATGTCCTTGCGACCCCATCGCGCAACCATGAATTTGCCCGAAAGGGTTCAAAGCCAAACAAAAACAATGGAAAAGGGGATTTCCCATGCCTGAACAAAGACTGGTTGCAGGCGGCCTTGTGCTTGCGTTGTCGCTCGCGCTGACTGCCTGCAACTCCGGAAGCGATGACCCGACAACCGGCGGAGGCGGTGACCAGGCGGACCCGCTGCTGGAGCCCGGTGAGAACGAGGCCCTGCTCTACTACAAGCGGACCGACGAAAACTACAGCGGTTGGGGCCTGCATCTGTGGAACAACCCGGCTGATGGCTGCGACGGGCTCGCCGAAGGCGTTGCCACGGAGTGGAACACTCCGAGATTGCCGGACGGCATCAGCGACACGTACGGTGCCTACTACCTGATTCCCATGCGCGAAGCCGGCGAATGCCTGAACTTCATTATGCACAAGGGTGACGAGAAAGATCTTGGCGGCCAGGACCATCGGTGGCATTTTGGTGCCCTCGGCAACCGCATCTTCACGCTCAGCGGCAGCCAGCAACTGTCGCAGACTCCGATCGAGGCCGAGGCCGTGACCATTGCCGGCGCTTCGGCCCACTGGCTGGACGAAACCACGTTGGTGGTCAAGGATGCCGGCAGTCTCGCCCGCCTCGAACTTCGCCACGACGCCGGTGCCGGCATCGCTGTCGGCCCGGACGAAACCCTTGAGGGCGGCGACGCCATTGCCCTGTCGGCCACCACCCTGGCTTCCGGGCTTGCTGAAAAATTCCCCCACCTCAGCGGCTGGCCAGCCTTCGAGGTGCAGGCGGACACCAGCCAGATCCGCAGCGCTCTCAAGGGGCAGCTGGTCGTGGCCGGTTACAACAGCAGCGACGAGCTGGTTCTGGCCACCCGCGTTCAGGTACCCGGCGTACTGGACGATCTGTACGCCTATAGTGGTGATCTCGGTGCCGTCATCAATGGCGCCAACGTGGATTTTGCCGTCTGGGCACCGACAGCCCAGAGTCTCAAACTGCACGCCTTCGACGGCTCCGGCCATCTGCTGTCCGGCTATCCGGTGGCCATGACCGAAACCGACGGTGTGTGGCGCCACAGGGGCAGCCTCAGCGAGCTCGACCGGCAGTTCTACCAGTACGAGGTGACGGTTTACCACCCCCGAACCGACGCCATTGAGACCACCCTCGTGTCCGATCCCTACGCCCTGAGCTTATCCACCAACGGCCAGTATGCCCAGGTCGTGGACCTGGCGTCGGATTACAAGCCGGCCGGCTGGGATTCAATGACCCCTCCCGCGGTTGACGCGCCCGAGGACGTCGTGGTCTACGAGGCCCATATCCGGGACTTCAGCGCGACGGATGAAACCCAGGACCCAGCCGTGCGTGGCAAGTACCTCGCCTTTACGGCGCCGGCAGACGGCAGCGTGGATGGCGTAGCACACCTGAAATCCCTGGCTGACGCCGGTGTGACCCACCTGCATCTTCTGCCGGCCTTCGATATCGCCACCATCAATGAGGACCCGGCGGAGGTCGTCGACATCGACGATCCCTTCAGTCGCCTGTGCGACCTCTCCGATGAGGCAGCCGTATCCTACGCCTCCTTCTGCTCCAGCGGCCAGTCGATCCGTCAGGTCCTGGCGGGCTTCGATCCGCTCACGGGTAATGCCCAGGCGCTCTACAACACGTTCCGGGGCCTGGACAGCTTCAACTGGGGTTACGATCCGGTCCACTACACGGTACCTGAGGGTAGCTATGCCTCCGATGCCAACGGTGGGCAACGGATTCTGGAGTTCCGGGAGATGGTGCAGGCGGCCACCAACCTGGGCCTGAATGTGGTGATGGACGTGGTTTACAACCACACCAATGCGTCCGGCCTGGCCGCCAACTCGGTACTCGACAAGCTCGTGCCGGGCTACTACCACCGACAGAATCCGGAAACCGGCGCGGTGGAACAGTCTACCTGCTGCGAAAACACCGCCAGTGAGCACGCCATGATGGACAAGCTCATGGTGGACTCACTGGTCACCTGGGCCGACCAATACAAGATCTCAGGTTTCCGCTTCGACCTCATGGGGCATCACATGCTGGCCAACCTGGACAGGGCACTGACCGCAGTGCAGGCGGTCGATCCGGACACCTACTTCTACGGCGAGGCCTGGAACTTCGGCGAGGTGGCCAACAACGCACGGGGTGTAAACGCGATCCAGGCCAACATGGCCGGCACTGGCATTGGCTCGTTCAATGATCGACTGCGGGACGCTGTCCGCGGCGGCGGGCCCTTCGATGGGGGCGATGCCATCCGCGCCAATCAGGGATTCGGCAACGGCCTGTTCACCCTCCCCAATGACCGGAACAGCGGCAGTGCCGAGGAGAAAGCCCGCCTGTTGCAGGTCAGCGACTGGATCCGCGTCGGCATTGCCGGAAGCCTCAAGGACTACAGTTTCGAGGCCGCCAACGATGAGCTGACCACCGGCGCCCAGGTTGACTACAACGGACAGAACGCCGGCTATACCGCCGATCCCCAGGAAATCATCAACTACGTTTCCAAGCACGACAACCAGACCCTGTGGGACAACAACCAATACAAGGCCGACTACGCGGCGACCACCCAGCAGAGGGCACAGATGCACGTGGTCAGCCTGGCGGTACCGATCCTGAGCCAGGGCATCCCCTTCCTGCACATGGGCTCGGAACTGCTGCGTTCGAAATCCATGGAACGTGACAGCTACGACTCCGGCGACTGGTACAACGAAGTGGACTTCAGCTATCAGGGCTCTGCATGGAACCGTGGTCTGCCCCGTCAGGACAAGGATGGCGCCAACTGGGATCTGATCACTGAAGTGGTTCAGTCGGCCGGTGCCAACGCCGATCCGACACCCTCGGCCATTGCCTACACCAATACCCAGATCCAGGAACTCCTGAGCGTTCGCCGTGACAGTGCCCTCTTCCGACTGCAGACAGCGCAGGACGTCCAGGACCGCCTCACCTTCCTGAACACGGGCTCCGGCCAGATCCCGGGTGTGATTGCGTTCAGCCTGCTCGACGATGGCTCCGGCGGCCTTGCACAACTGGATGCGGCCAATGACGAGCTGGTCGTGGTCATAAACGCCAGTAGCATCGAACAGACGCTCAGCACGTCACTGTCTGGCCCGTTTCTGGTTGCCGCCGACACTTCCCCGGGTGACACCGCAAACGTCTCGGGGGGCGACTTCACTGTCCCTGCGCTGTCTGTGGCGGTCTTCGCCAGGTGACCGGAGAAACCTTAACAACCCGCCACCGGCGATACCGGTGGCTTTAA
The nucleotide sequence above comes from Marinobacter gudaonensis. Encoded proteins:
- the zwf gene encoding glucose-6-phosphate dehydrogenase, coding for MVNKINTRCDLMLFGALGDLAQRKLFPALYQLERANLLADGSRVLAIARTENDTAGVRKQLLEKLKQYVKPEEFDQKVADAFLSRVDYQILDFNDPDKFGVLNEWRDDANNELIVYMATPPSMYGVIARNLRAASCCTEQTRVVVEKPIGHDLESSKVINDELGEVYNENQLFRIDHYLGKETVQNLIALRFANNLFASQWDQNHISHVEITVAESVGIEGRWGYFDKAGQIRDMIQNHLLQLLCLIAMDPPSDLSADSIRDEKVKVLKALKRITPDMMDSYVVRGQYTAGTSNGKPVPGYLEEEGANKGSATETFVALKAEIDNWRWSGVPFYIRTGKRLPEKLSQIIIHFKPAPHYIFDPDQKHLANNKLIIRLQPDEGMALKILTKDQGLDKGMRLRQGPLELTFSETFATDRIPDAYERLLWEVMKGNQYLFVRRDEVEYAWRWVDQVIQNWKDGGEPPKRYAAGTWGPVASIAMITRDGRSWYEDV
- a CDS encoding MurR/RpiR family transcriptional regulator, encoding MAANQAHRDDNLLEDIQSRLDSLNKSERKVAEAILRDPSAATRYSIAALARAADVSEPTVNRFCRGFSATGFPDFKIRLAQSIATGTPYIGQNVEPDDTVAEFADKIMLSTIASLDKARQALDPKALATAIDYLIQAKQINFFGMGGSASVALDAQHKFFRFNIPVMSYDDALMQRMVAAGSNVGDVIVLISYTGRTRETVDIAQLARANGATVIGITNPDSPLAEICTVVLGVTAPEDTEVYMPMSSRIIHLTVIDILATGVTLKRGADFLGHLKKIKESLKPTRFPPN
- a CDS encoding carbohydrate porin → MQNKKRFTLNKLPLAAAITAAALATPAVAVDFHGYARAGVSTNIGSGGEQTCFGSGSTGHYVGRLADECDTYSELALGDELFSQDGKTFRFDSMLAYSANRQGNDYQALNGFNNINNVDFANQETTANRSDPYGGGDIALRQLYVSANNVIESLPGATLWAGKRFYKRKDIHQLDLFYVSNAGYGAGIENITAGSGQLSLAFTNSDTSDGEDLVQNNKVDVRYSFPLAGGNNLELIGIYAMADLTDAQEAAGIEDENGYFFTAELSSGVMGGFNKFAIQYGADSMGFALAENASGGRVDNGNVAGYFESSWRILNHGVIKLGKGWDLGHSVVYEQAESHDPSAKDGERLSIVARPIYNWSPVMSTAIEVGYSDTDRPWFTESQDLGKFAIAQQWQAGPGYWARPVIRLYAASFFGDEAESARGGEGIDGDIQIGAQIEAWW
- the pulA gene encoding pullulanase-type alpha-1,6-glucosidase — protein: MPEQRLVAGGLVLALSLALTACNSGSDDPTTGGGGDQADPLLEPGENEALLYYKRTDENYSGWGLHLWNNPADGCDGLAEGVATEWNTPRLPDGISDTYGAYYLIPMREAGECLNFIMHKGDEKDLGGQDHRWHFGALGNRIFTLSGSQQLSQTPIEAEAVTIAGASAHWLDETTLVVKDAGSLARLELRHDAGAGIAVGPDETLEGGDAIALSATTLASGLAEKFPHLSGWPAFEVQADTSQIRSALKGQLVVAGYNSSDELVLATRVQVPGVLDDLYAYSGDLGAVINGANVDFAVWAPTAQSLKLHAFDGSGHLLSGYPVAMTETDGVWRHRGSLSELDRQFYQYEVTVYHPRTDAIETTLVSDPYALSLSTNGQYAQVVDLASDYKPAGWDSMTPPAVDAPEDVVVYEAHIRDFSATDETQDPAVRGKYLAFTAPADGSVDGVAHLKSLADAGVTHLHLLPAFDIATINEDPAEVVDIDDPFSRLCDLSDEAAVSYASFCSSGQSIRQVLAGFDPLTGNAQALYNTFRGLDSFNWGYDPVHYTVPEGSYASDANGGQRILEFREMVQAATNLGLNVVMDVVYNHTNASGLAANSVLDKLVPGYYHRQNPETGAVEQSTCCENTASEHAMMDKLMVDSLVTWADQYKISGFRFDLMGHHMLANLDRALTAVQAVDPDTYFYGEAWNFGEVANNARGVNAIQANMAGTGIGSFNDRLRDAVRGGGPFDGGDAIRANQGFGNGLFTLPNDRNSGSAEEKARLLQVSDWIRVGIAGSLKDYSFEAANDELTTGAQVDYNGQNAGYTADPQEIINYVSKHDNQTLWDNNQYKADYAATTQQRAQMHVVSLAVPILSQGIPFLHMGSELLRSKSMERDSYDSGDWYNEVDFSYQGSAWNRGLPRQDKDGANWDLITEVVQSAGANADPTPSAIAYTNTQIQELLSVRRDSALFRLQTAQDVQDRLTFLNTGSGQIPGVIAFSLLDDGSGGLAQLDAANDELVVVINASSIEQTLSTSLSGPFLVAADTSPGDTANVSGGDFTVPALSVAVFAR